A genome region from Crossiella equi includes the following:
- a CDS encoding TNT domain-containing protein — protein MRGRQLLATLSAAVLLPLGAASPALASTAAEACAGAFQGDGRLGPETLPKVAEHPVGRLVAGYQRFGRLGAADFLAKYWDTAAGGWKYPPADGFLLRPDGTAVKKVHRLLPGYQLDRFGNEGGQVLSPTGAHYSKRSLPPQGLLTPDAGPRCDYHRYRVAKEFHVWQGTIAPWFEQGGRGSRVKLDRQLLPGPGNLTVAWLVDNGFLTRV, from the coding sequence GTGCGGGGACGTCAACTGCTCGCCACCCTGTCCGCGGCCGTGCTCCTCCCATTGGGCGCGGCCAGTCCGGCCCTGGCGAGCACCGCGGCCGAGGCCTGTGCCGGGGCGTTCCAGGGCGACGGGCGCCTGGGGCCCGAGACGTTGCCCAAGGTGGCCGAGCACCCGGTCGGGCGGCTCGTGGCCGGGTACCAGCGGTTCGGGCGGCTCGGCGCCGCCGACTTCCTCGCGAAGTACTGGGACACCGCCGCCGGGGGCTGGAAGTACCCGCCCGCCGACGGGTTCCTGCTGCGGCCCGACGGGACGGCCGTGAAGAAGGTGCACCGGCTGCTGCCCGGGTACCAGCTCGACCGGTTCGGGAACGAGGGTGGGCAGGTCCTCTCGCCCACCGGGGCGCACTACTCCAAGCGGTCCCTGCCGCCCCAGGGCCTCCTCACCCCCGATGCCGGGCCCCGGTGCGACTACCACCGGTACCGGGTGGCCAAGGAGTTCCACGTGTGGCAGGGGACCATCGCGCCGTGGTTCGAGCAGGGCGGGCGGGGGAGCCGGGTCAAGCTCGATCGGCAGCTGCTGCCCGGGCCCGGGAACCTCACCGTGGCGTGGCTGGTCGACAACGGGTTCCTGACGCGGGTCTGA
- the groL gene encoding chaperonin GroEL (60 kDa chaperone family; promotes refolding of misfolded polypeptides especially under stressful conditions; forms two stacked rings of heptamers to form a barrel-shaped 14mer; ends can be capped by GroES; misfolded proteins enter the barrel where they are refolded when GroES binds), which yields MAKMIAFDEDARRGLERGMNTLADAVKVTLGPKGRNVVLEKKWGAPTITNDGVSIAKEIELEDPWEKIGAELVKEVAKKTDDVAGDGTTTATVLAQALVREGLRNVAAGANPMSLKRGIEKAVEAVAEALLKTAKEVETKEQIAATASISAADSTIGELIAEAMDKVGKEGVITVEESNTLGLELELTEGMRFDKGYTSGYFVTDTDRQEAVLEDPYILLYGSKISSVKDLLPLLEKVMGTGKPLVIISEDVEGEALATLVVNKIRGTFKSVAVKAPGFGDRRKAMLQDMATLTGGQVISEDVGLKLDNADITLLGKARKVVVTRDETTIVEGGGDADAIQGRVNQIRAEIEKSDSDYDREKLQERLAKLAGGVAVIKAGAATEVELKERKHRIEDAVRNAKAAVEEGIVAGGGVALLQAAETAFGGLGLEGDEATGANIVKVAVEAPLKQIAVNAGLEGGVVVEKVKNLKAGEGLDAATGEYKDLIKAGIIDPAKVTRSALQNAASIAGLFLTTEAVVAEKPEKASAAPAAPGGGEMDF from the coding sequence ATGGCCAAGATGATCGCGTTCGACGAGGACGCCCGCCGCGGACTCGAGCGCGGTATGAACACCCTCGCCGACGCCGTGAAGGTGACCCTCGGCCCGAAGGGCCGCAACGTCGTTCTTGAGAAGAAGTGGGGCGCCCCCACCATCACGAACGACGGTGTCTCCATCGCCAAGGAGATCGAGCTCGAGGACCCGTGGGAGAAGATCGGGGCCGAGCTCGTCAAGGAAGTGGCGAAGAAGACCGACGACGTCGCGGGTGACGGCACCACCACCGCCACCGTGCTCGCCCAGGCCCTGGTTCGCGAGGGTCTGCGCAACGTCGCCGCCGGCGCCAACCCGATGTCGCTCAAGCGCGGCATCGAGAAGGCTGTCGAGGCCGTCGCCGAGGCGCTGCTGAAGACCGCCAAGGAGGTGGAGACCAAGGAGCAGATCGCGGCCACCGCGTCCATCTCCGCCGCTGACTCCACCATCGGTGAGCTCATCGCCGAGGCCATGGACAAGGTCGGCAAGGAAGGCGTCATCACCGTCGAGGAGAGCAACACCCTGGGGCTCGAGCTCGAGCTCACCGAGGGCATGCGCTTCGACAAGGGCTACACCTCCGGTTACTTCGTGACCGACACCGACCGGCAGGAAGCGGTCCTGGAGGACCCCTACATCCTGCTGTACGGCTCCAAGATCTCCTCGGTCAAGGACCTGCTCCCGCTGCTGGAGAAGGTCATGGGCACCGGCAAGCCGCTCGTGATCATCTCCGAGGACGTCGAGGGCGAGGCCCTGGCCACCCTGGTCGTCAACAAGATCCGCGGCACCTTCAAGTCCGTCGCCGTCAAGGCCCCGGGCTTCGGCGACCGCCGCAAGGCGATGCTGCAGGACATGGCCACCCTGACCGGCGGCCAGGTCATCTCCGAGGACGTCGGCCTCAAGCTCGACAACGCCGACATCACCCTGCTGGGCAAGGCCCGCAAGGTGGTCGTGACCCGTGACGAGACCACCATCGTCGAGGGTGGCGGCGACGCCGACGCGATCCAGGGCCGGGTCAACCAGATCCGCGCCGAGATCGAGAAGAGCGACTCCGACTACGACCGCGAGAAGCTGCAGGAGCGCCTGGCCAAGCTGGCCGGCGGTGTTGCGGTCATCAAGGCGGGCGCGGCCACCGAGGTCGAGCTCAAGGAGCGCAAGCACCGCATCGAGGACGCCGTCCGCAACGCGAAGGCCGCTGTTGAAGAGGGCATCGTCGCGGGTGGTGGCGTCGCGCTGCTGCAGGCCGCGGAGACCGCCTTCGGCGGCCTCGGGCTCGAGGGCGACGAGGCCACTGGCGCCAACATCGTCAAGGTCGCCGTCGAGGCGCCCCTGAAGCAGATCGCCGTGAACGCCGGCCTTGAGGGCGGCGTCGTGGTGGAGAAGGTCAAGAACCTCAAGGCTGGCGAGGGTCTCGACGCCGCCACCGGTGAGTACAAGGACCTGATCAAGGCCGGCATCATCGACCCGGCCAAGGTCACCCGCTCCGCGCTCCAGAACGCGGCCAGCATCGCGGGCCTGTTCCTCACCACCGAGGCCGTTGTCGCCGAGAAGCCGGAGAAGGCCTCGGCCGCCCCGGCTGCCCCCGGCGGCGGCGAGATGGACTTCTGA
- a CDS encoding serine/threonine-protein kinase yields MSEDLTGRRLGHYRIDGVIGRGGMSTMYRATDVRLGRKVALKVIAGHLNVDAEFRERFVDEARNTSAIDHSHVVPLYDFGETDGYLYIAMRFVDGADLASLIKDGPIAPARALTLLQQVAEALDNLHGKGLVHLDIKPANVLVTTRESSGEHVYLADFGLTRRGATGHRTRGGDFLGSPTYAAPEHLRGEPVDPRTDAYSLACVLFACLTGRPPYQGKVPEVIQGHLATEPPAVTSLVVLPPAVDAVVRRGMSKDPAKRFANCQELVAAARSALASVPAPGTPPQVRAPGSAPAAPSPTGSHPGTGPHPAQRPPTGPIPVQQAPHPTGPSPVPPQPYPAPAGYPQRPGQPAEPVRLRPPMAVAPTAFGNAASEPGGRWLIPLLSVAALAVVVVVIILLVV; encoded by the coding sequence GTGTCGGAAGACCTCACCGGACGCCGCCTCGGCCACTATCGCATCGACGGAGTCATCGGTCGCGGTGGGATGAGCACGATGTACCGGGCCACGGACGTGCGGCTCGGCCGCAAGGTCGCGCTCAAGGTCATCGCCGGGCACCTCAACGTGGACGCCGAGTTCCGCGAGCGCTTCGTCGACGAGGCCCGCAACACCTCGGCCATCGACCACTCGCACGTCGTGCCGCTCTACGACTTCGGTGAGACCGACGGCTACCTCTACATCGCCATGCGCTTCGTCGACGGCGCCGACCTGGCCAGCCTGATCAAGGACGGCCCGATCGCGCCCGCCCGCGCGCTGACGCTGTTGCAGCAGGTCGCCGAGGCCCTGGACAACCTGCACGGCAAGGGCCTGGTGCACCTGGACATCAAACCGGCGAACGTGCTGGTCACCACGCGCGAGTCCTCCGGCGAGCACGTCTACCTCGCCGACTTCGGCCTGACCCGGCGCGGGGCCACCGGCCACCGCACCCGGGGCGGCGACTTCCTCGGCTCGCCGACCTACGCCGCACCCGAGCACCTGCGCGGCGAGCCGGTCGACCCGCGCACCGACGCGTACTCGCTGGCCTGCGTGCTCTTCGCCTGCCTCACCGGGCGCCCGCCGTACCAGGGCAAGGTGCCCGAGGTGATCCAGGGCCACCTGGCCACCGAGCCGCCCGCGGTCACCTCGCTGGTCGTGCTGCCGCCCGCCGTCGACGCGGTGGTCCGGCGCGGCATGTCCAAGGACCCGGCCAAGCGCTTCGCCAACTGCCAGGAGCTGGTCGCCGCCGCGCGGTCCGCACTGGCCTCGGTGCCCGCGCCCGGCACCCCGCCGCAGGTCCGCGCGCCGGGCTCGGCCCCCGCCGCGCCCTCGCCGACCGGCTCGCACCCGGGCACCGGCCCGCACCCCGCGCAGCGTCCGCCGACCGGGCCGATCCCGGTGCAGCAGGCACCCCACCCGACCGGCCCCAGCCCGGTGCCGCCGCAGCCCTACCCGGCGCCCGCCGGGTACCCGCAGCGGCCGGGCCAGCCCGCCGAGCCGGTGCGGCTGCGGCCGCCCATGGCGGTGGCGCCCACGGCGTTCGGCAACGCGGCCAGCGAGCCCGGTGGGCGCTGGCTGATCCCGCTGCTGTCGGTGGCCGCGCTCGCCGTCGTGGTGGTCGTGATCATCTTGCTGGTGGTCTGA
- a CDS encoding cold-shock protein codes for MALGTVKWFNAEKGYGFIAADGGPDVFVHYSAIQMEGYRSLNEGDRVEFEVKAGRDGRQQAEEVRKAT; via the coding sequence GTGGCATTAGGCACGGTCAAGTGGTTCAACGCGGAGAAGGGCTACGGGTTCATCGCCGCGGACGGCGGTCCCGACGTCTTCGTGCACTACTCAGCCATCCAGATGGAGGGCTACCGGTCCCTCAACGAGGGCGACCGGGTGGAGTTCGAGGTCAAGGCGGGCCGTGACGGCCGCCAACAGGCCGAAGAAGTACGCAAGGCCACGTAG
- a CDS encoding TIGR00266 family protein, translated as MQVRTRHTPYFGVARLLLAPGEVVLAEPGRLVATSYGVAADTRAQGGFLKSLTRAALGAEGPAVALYTAPAQGGWVDLAPSLPGDLHVLELDGASGWCVTKGAWLAAPTTVQFDPEWAALTQLFGGDNGFLTHVVGQGPLVLSVCGALEVLTLKAGELITVDPGHVLAYSDSVQVRLRAAAHQGPQSVRTGEGLVFDFAGPGEVLAQARSPRGMAAWLRATATVSRG; from the coding sequence GTGCAGGTCCGTACTCGTCACACCCCGTACTTCGGCGTCGCCCGGCTCCTCCTCGCGCCCGGCGAGGTCGTCCTCGCCGAACCCGGCAGGCTGGTCGCCACCAGCTACGGCGTCGCGGCCGACACCAGGGCCCAGGGCGGTTTCCTCAAGTCACTGACCAGGGCCGCGCTCGGCGCGGAGGGTCCGGCGGTGGCGCTGTACACCGCGCCCGCGCAGGGCGGCTGGGTCGACCTCGCGCCGAGCCTGCCCGGCGACCTGCACGTGCTGGAGCTGGACGGCGCGAGCGGCTGGTGCGTCACCAAGGGCGCCTGGCTGGCCGCGCCCACCACGGTGCAGTTCGACCCGGAGTGGGCCGCGCTCACCCAGCTCTTCGGCGGGGACAACGGCTTCCTCACCCACGTCGTCGGCCAGGGCCCGCTGGTGCTCTCGGTGTGCGGGGCGCTGGAGGTGCTCACGCTCAAGGCGGGCGAGCTGATCACCGTCGACCCCGGGCACGTGCTGGCCTACTCCGACTCCGTGCAGGTGCGGCTGCGCGCCGCCGCGCACCAGGGCCCGCAGTCCGTGCGCACCGGCGAGGGGCTGGTCTTCGACTTCGCGGGGCCCGGCGAGGTGCTCGCCCAGGCCAGGAGCCCACGTGGGATGGCGGCCTGGTTGCGTGCCACCGCAACGGTTTCCCGCGGTTGA
- the moeA gene encoding molybdopterin molybdotransferase MoeA translates to MSTPSPSLVDVEAHKARVGSLLGTTPVERRPLQDCLDLVLAEELLSPVALPPFDNSAMDGYAVHSHELLGASRESPVELLVAEDIPAGRTDALSLLGGTAHRIMTGAPVPAGADAVVQVELTDGGTQRVRVFSEVKVGANIRRAGEDVLAGTRVLPAGTVLGASELGLASAVGVTTLPVFRPPRVLVLSTGSELVEPGRPLEFGQIYESNGTMLAAAVRQAGAVPELLRFVPDDVDAFHAAIAPHLSTVDLVLTSGGVSAGAYEVVKDALAGHGVEFTKVAMQPGMPQGAGWYRGVPVVSLPGNPVSSLVSFEVFLRPALLAARGVAAADRRRVQATLAEGLRAPAGRRQFRRGFYDHCSGSVKLVGGPGSHLMSALTQANCLLDVPEEVTELTEGEQVTVMLTR, encoded by the coding sequence GTGAGCACGCCATCCCCCAGCCTCGTCGACGTCGAGGCGCACAAGGCCCGGGTCGGCTCCCTGCTGGGCACCACACCGGTGGAGCGCCGCCCGCTGCAGGACTGCCTCGACCTGGTGCTCGCCGAGGAGCTGCTCTCCCCGGTCGCCCTGCCGCCCTTCGACAACTCGGCCATGGACGGCTACGCCGTGCACAGCCACGAGCTGCTCGGGGCCAGCCGCGAGTCGCCGGTGGAGCTGCTGGTGGCCGAGGACATCCCGGCCGGGCGCACCGACGCGCTGTCCCTGCTCGGCGGCACCGCGCACCGCATCATGACCGGCGCCCCGGTACCGGCCGGTGCGGACGCGGTGGTGCAGGTCGAGCTGACCGACGGCGGCACGCAGCGGGTGCGGGTGTTCAGCGAGGTCAAGGTGGGCGCCAACATCCGGCGCGCCGGGGAGGACGTGCTGGCGGGCACGCGGGTGCTGCCCGCGGGCACGGTGCTGGGCGCCTCCGAGCTGGGCCTGGCCTCGGCGGTGGGCGTGACCACGCTGCCGGTGTTCCGGCCGCCGAGGGTGCTGGTGCTGTCCACCGGTTCGGAGCTGGTGGAGCCGGGCCGCCCGCTGGAGTTCGGCCAGATCTACGAGTCCAACGGCACCATGCTGGCCGCCGCGGTGCGCCAGGCGGGCGCGGTGCCGGAGCTGCTGCGGTTCGTCCCGGACGACGTGGACGCCTTCCACGCCGCGATCGCCCCGCACCTGTCGACGGTGGACCTGGTGCTCACCTCCGGCGGGGTCAGCGCGGGTGCCTACGAGGTGGTCAAGGACGCGCTGGCCGGGCACGGCGTGGAGTTCACCAAGGTGGCCATGCAGCCCGGCATGCCGCAGGGCGCGGGCTGGTACCGGGGTGTGCCGGTGGTGTCGCTGCCGGGCAACCCGGTGAGCTCGCTGGTCTCCTTCGAGGTGTTCCTGCGCCCGGCGCTGCTGGCCGCGCGCGGGGTGGCCGCGGCCGACCGGCGCCGCGTGCAGGCGACCCTGGCCGAGGGGCTGCGCGCCCCCGCCGGCCGTCGGCAGTTCCGCCGCGGTTTCTACGACCACTGCTCGGGATCGGTGAAACTCGTCGGCGGGCCGGGCTCGCACCTGATGTCCGCGCTCACGCAGGCGAACTGCCTGCTGGACGTGCCGGAGGAGGTCACCGAGCTCACCGAGGGCGAGCAGGTAACGGTGATGCTTACCCGGTAG
- a CDS encoding M48 family metallopeptidase: MLGFRSVLAVALLAAFPLVVVGVGAGGVAAGVALGGRPGAQLALFGIGVLIALGFPLVSVLITRLAPPRGPRLTRQAQPELWRVVEELAELAGTRPPDEITLIGEVNAAVREDTRLLGLRPGTRHLMIGLPLLAGLTVAELRAVLAHELGHYGRGHSRFAAVAYRGSEALARTVDRLDRGPVRWVLGGYAGLYRLVSGAATRAQERQADEVMAATSGPAAAANALRAVATLGPAWAAFNRRYARLAITADRTPDLLLGFHAFLVHPAQRDWLAGLVEDVLDEQPESRFDSHPTLRRRLAALARAGDHDPEPDARPAWAVLTDPRTTVPALEGELIARELGPRASWAEIVRLAGAADARQGAGLLAKAVVDSGQGREGTVGEAVRALRRGRVEELAAPVAWDGATAEEVVAELLADTVVAALVQAGRAHHELNWGGPWVVRLFDGKVFHATLLTRPAAADRNRVESLGRNLTALGVPPGFVHRLDPEESTVDEEPALVGVFSSVKLGSAPKDLLVYGTGLLVLPLARGVWVRRGFAGLAGASERLERKRIARLTGQGHTALAAVPGALWLPLAEVAGGSFARKGAVGYLTVELTDRSPLRFAFSGLSEEHGDAHEGLSSYFRQKRQPEMRLATRSGERDTALRQ, translated from the coding sequence GTGCTTGGGTTTCGGTCGGTACTCGCGGTGGCGCTGCTCGCGGCGTTCCCGCTCGTCGTGGTCGGGGTGGGCGCCGGTGGGGTTGCCGCCGGGGTCGCCCTGGGCGGACGGCCGGGCGCGCAGCTGGCGCTGTTCGGCATCGGGGTGCTGATCGCGCTCGGGTTCCCGCTGGTCAGCGTGCTGATCACCCGGCTGGCCCCGCCCAGGGGACCGAGGCTGACCCGGCAGGCGCAGCCGGAGCTGTGGCGGGTGGTCGAGGAGCTGGCCGAGCTCGCGGGCACGCGGCCGCCGGATGAGATCACGCTGATCGGCGAGGTCAACGCGGCCGTGCGCGAGGACACCCGGCTGCTGGGCCTGCGGCCGGGCACCCGGCACCTGATGATCGGCCTGCCGCTGCTGGCCGGGCTGACCGTGGCCGAGCTGCGCGCGGTGCTCGCGCACGAGCTGGGCCACTACGGCCGTGGGCACAGCCGCTTCGCCGCGGTGGCCTACCGGGGCTCGGAGGCGTTGGCGCGCACCGTGGACCGGCTGGACCGGGGCCCGGTGCGCTGGGTGCTCGGCGGCTACGCCGGGCTGTACCGGCTGGTGTCCGGCGCCGCGACCCGCGCGCAGGAGCGGCAGGCGGACGAGGTCATGGCGGCCACCTCGGGCCCGGCCGCGGCGGCGAACGCGTTGCGCGCGGTAGCCACGCTCGGCCCCGCCTGGGCGGCCTTCAACCGCCGGTACGCGCGGCTGGCCATCACCGCCGACCGCACGCCCGACCTGCTGCTGGGCTTCCACGCCTTCCTGGTGCACCCGGCGCAGCGGGACTGGCTGGCCGGGCTGGTGGAGGACGTGCTGGACGAGCAGCCCGAGTCGCGCTTCGACAGCCACCCGACGCTGCGCCGCCGCCTGGCCGCGCTGGCGCGGGCCGGAGACCACGACCCCGAACCGGACGCGCGCCCGGCCTGGGCCGTGCTGACCGACCCGCGCACCACCGTGCCCGCGCTGGAGGGCGAGCTGATCGCCCGCGAGCTGGGCCCGAGGGCGAGCTGGGCGGAGATCGTGCGGCTGGCCGGGGCGGCGGACGCGCGGCAGGGCGCGGGCCTGCTGGCGAAGGCGGTCGTGGACAGCGGGCAGGGCCGCGAGGGCACGGTCGGCGAGGCGGTGCGGGCGTTGCGGCGCGGACGGGTCGAGGAGCTGGCCGCGCCGGTGGCCTGGGACGGCGCCACCGCCGAGGAGGTGGTGGCCGAGCTGCTCGCCGACACCGTGGTGGCCGCGCTGGTGCAGGCCGGGCGAGCGCACCACGAGCTGAACTGGGGCGGACCCTGGGTGGTGCGCCTGTTCGACGGCAAGGTCTTCCACGCCACCCTGCTGACGCGGCCCGCGGCGGCCGACCGCAACCGGGTGGAATCCTTGGGGCGCAACCTGACCGCGCTCGGCGTACCGCCCGGCTTCGTGCACCGGCTGGACCCCGAGGAGTCCACTGTGGATGAAGAACCGGCACTGGTGGGCGTGTTCAGCTCGGTGAAGCTCGGCAGTGCGCCCAAGGACCTCCTGGTCTACGGCACCGGCCTGCTGGTGCTGCCGCTGGCACGGGGCGTGTGGGTGCGGCGCGGGTTCGCCGGGCTGGCCGGCGCCTCGGAACGGTTGGAGCGCAAGCGGATCGCGCGACTGACCGGGCAGGGGCACACCGCGCTGGCGGCCGTGCCCGGAGCGCTCTGGCTGCCGCTGGCCGAGGTCGCGGGCGGTTCGTTCGCGCGCAAGGGCGCGGTCGGCTACCTCACCGTGGAGCTCACCGACCGCTCCCCGCTGCGGTTCGCCTTCAGCGGCTTGTCCGAGGAGCACGGGGACGCACACGAGGGCCTGAGCAGCTATTTCCGGCAAAAGCGACAACCGGAAATGAGACTTGCCACCCGGTCGGGTGAACGGGACACTGCACTCCGTCAGTAA
- a CDS encoding M48 family metallopeptidase, producing the protein MRVPVRAAAALVLLLGFFVLVLALTVGLAGFAVWLLVGGHGPAGVKVGFAAVAVAIAVGAAVRKVLKVRNEPYGAPLTREEYPELWRAVDELAVAADTRGPDDIRLVPEVNAAVWEESGLLGLRPGKRHMMVGLPLFAGLSVAELRAVLAHELGHYSNGHTKLSAVTYRATMALEKTTEEMDAGPVRWVLTQYAKLYAVVAGSANRAQELQADAASVAAAGKEATASALRRMPVLAAAWNGYDEDYVALAPEAGRTPELLAGFRAYLDGRKERIAEVQDQLVDEESTSVFDSHPPVRVRVTALMRLPEGTATVDDRPSWVLLGDEDKVARLEGELLVDGLGPRASWTEIVELAGAKHVTGNAGVLAKTAVDGGFTTSGALSELLEAVQRGQGAQLVDPLVSRGIAPGERPRAARHTLVTLLGDTVLALLVKQGAARFDLDWAGQWVPRDAEGTELAVHERIASALADGDVPSLRAWLLGLGVPLDVAAEAVDFELRSEVLGLFTAVKSGDSRYDLFVCDDGLLLVPFERAGLASRSLTDALGRSGKAEQGRLEELLEQGLRELRERPDSRWVGIDEIVGGKHGPRPWGWTVDLRLADGSELSVRSTTDTNDHGEPYEALGTLLARKAREAEPV; encoded by the coding sequence GTGCGTGTACCCGTGCGCGCCGCGGCGGCCCTTGTGCTGCTGCTCGGTTTCTTTGTCCTCGTACTCGCACTGACCGTCGGTCTCGCCGGTTTCGCGGTCTGGCTGCTCGTCGGCGGCCACGGTCCGGCCGGTGTCAAGGTCGGCTTCGCCGCCGTCGCGGTGGCCATCGCGGTCGGCGCGGCCGTGCGCAAGGTGCTCAAGGTGCGCAACGAGCCCTACGGCGCCCCGCTGACGCGCGAGGAGTACCCGGAGCTGTGGCGGGCGGTGGACGAGCTGGCCGTGGCCGCCGACACCCGCGGCCCGGACGACATCCGGCTGGTGCCCGAGGTCAACGCCGCGGTGTGGGAGGAGAGCGGTCTGCTCGGCCTGCGCCCCGGCAAGCGGCACATGATGGTCGGCCTGCCGCTGTTCGCCGGGCTGAGCGTGGCGGAGCTGCGCGCGGTGCTCGCGCACGAGCTCGGCCACTACAGCAACGGCCACACCAAGCTGTCCGCGGTGACCTACCGCGCCACCATGGCGCTGGAGAAGACCACCGAGGAGATGGACGCCGGTCCGGTGCGCTGGGTGCTCACCCAGTACGCCAAGCTCTACGCCGTGGTCGCGGGCTCGGCCAACCGCGCGCAGGAGCTCCAGGCCGACGCGGCCTCGGTGGCGGCGGCGGGCAAGGAGGCCACCGCGAGCGCGCTGCGCCGGATGCCGGTGCTGGCCGCCGCGTGGAACGGCTACGACGAGGACTACGTGGCGCTGGCCCCGGAGGCCGGGCGCACGCCCGAGCTGCTCGCCGGGTTCCGCGCCTACCTCGACGGCCGCAAGGAGCGGATCGCCGAGGTCCAGGACCAGCTCGTGGACGAGGAGTCGACCTCCGTCTTCGACAGCCACCCGCCGGTGCGGGTGCGCGTGACCGCGCTGATGCGGCTGCCCGAGGGCACCGCCACCGTGGACGACCGGCCGTCCTGGGTGCTGCTCGGGGACGAGGACAAGGTCGCCCGGCTGGAGGGCGAGCTGCTCGTGGACGGCCTCGGCCCGCGAGCGAGCTGGACCGAGATCGTCGAGCTCGCGGGTGCCAAGCACGTCACCGGCAACGCGGGCGTGCTGGCCAAGACCGCCGTGGACGGCGGGTTCACCACCTCCGGCGCGCTCTCGGAGCTGTTGGAGGCCGTGCAGCGCGGCCAGGGCGCGCAGCTGGTCGACCCGCTGGTCAGCCGGGGTATCGCCCCCGGTGAGCGCCCCCGGGCCGCTCGGCACACCCTGGTCACGCTGCTCGGCGACACCGTGCTGGCACTGCTGGTCAAGCAGGGCGCGGCCCGGTTCGACCTGGACTGGGCCGGGCAGTGGGTGCCCCGCGACGCCGAGGGCACCGAGCTGGCCGTGCACGAGAGGATCGCGAGCGCGCTGGCCGACGGCGACGTGCCGAGCCTGCGGGCCTGGCTGCTCGGGCTGGGTGTGCCGCTGGACGTGGCCGCCGAGGCGGTGGACTTCGAGCTGCGCTCGGAGGTGCTCGGCCTGTTCACCGCGGTGAAGTCCGGGGACAGCCGCTACGACCTGTTCGTCTGCGACGACGGCCTGCTGCTGGTGCCGTTCGAGCGGGCGGGCCTGGCCAGCCGCAGCCTGACCGACGCGCTGGGCCGCTCCGGCAAGGCCGAGCAGGGCAGGCTCGAGGAGCTGCTCGAACAGGGCTTGCGCGAGCTGCGCGAGCGTCCGGACAGCCGCTGGGTGGGCATCGACGAGATCGTCGGCGGCAAGCACGGCCCGCGCCCGTGGGGCTGGACGGTGGACCTCCGGCTGGCCGACGGCTCCGAGCTGAGCGTGCGCAGCACCACCGACACTAACGACCACGGCGAGCCGTACGAGGCGCTGGGAACGCTGCTGGCCAGGAAGGCGCGCGAGGCCGAGCCGGTGTGA